One window of Acidobacteriota bacterium genomic DNA carries:
- a CDS encoding histidine phosphatase family protein, with amino-acid sequence MMGDAGGSVRLYLVRHGETAQNVEMRYLGLGDEPLNERGRNQARLLGEAFERIPLRRVVSSPMRRAGDTAAAIGAGTGVEVRSDPRLAEGSFGSWEGLTRGEVRDLGPEDAALLERWEADASAAPPGGESILGVQRRVVGLADELAGEFPGGAVALVSHVGPIKALVAAVLGVPLPVSRRLFLDPGTITVLEWGPRPLLRLFNSHAHLGWTSARWMR; translated from the coding sequence ATGATGGGCGATGCGGGGGGCTCGGTGCGGCTGTATCTCGTGCGCCACGGCGAAACGGCCCAGAACGTCGAAATGCGCTATCTCGGGCTGGGGGACGAGCCGCTGAACGAGCGCGGCCGGAACCAGGCGCGCCTCCTCGGGGAAGCGTTCGAGCGCATCCCCCTCCGGCGGGTCGTCTCGAGCCCGATGCGAAGGGCCGGGGACACGGCCGCCGCCATCGGAGCGGGGACCGGGGTGGAAGTCCGCAGCGACCCCCGCCTGGCGGAGGGCTCGTTCGGATCCTGGGAAGGGCTGACGCGCGGGGAGGTCCGCGACCTGGGGCCGGAGGACGCGGCGCTGCTCGAGCGCTGGGAAGCGGACGCCTCCGCCGCCCCCCCCGGAGGGGAATCGATCCTGGGGGTGCAGCGGCGCGTCGTCGGGCTCGCCGACGAGCTGGCGGGCGAGTTCCCGGGCGGGGCGGTCGCCCTGGTCAGCCACGTCGGGCCGATCAAGGCGCTGGTGGCCGCGGTCCTGGGGGTCCCGCTGCCGGTTTCGCGCCGGCTGTTTCTCGATCCGGGGACCATCACCGTGCTGGAGTGGGGGCCGCGGCCGCTGCTGCGGCTGTTCAACTCCCACGCGCATCT